A genome region from Oryzias melastigma strain HK-1 linkage group LG12, ASM292280v2, whole genome shotgun sequence includes the following:
- the lin54 gene encoding protein lin-54 homolog encodes MDVVSPELNSLLPDEIMDTEAIEEAPQSESAAVQAEPCYDSTVPMETDVPPNPSASEDVTSTGNSQTLLTPADSTLSPSRHSSILISSGPSRLVTLKPGLATSTAPTKTTDSVTGTSMSTGGLQKLTAPFTISSANHQIILNKVASSQAAEAAKSVAPPPQVIKQEGQKLLVTTIGKSGQPIVLQLPHAGSKPTVVQTSGDGKAQTPQFKVVTIGGASELKPVVGSGGNQVTAVQTQQLKTIQIPKKTPVSSTAPIKFIITKTVNSKNLSPQTSVTPVIAAGRVVTQTSPVMPPRTITLSEPHNTNLQNISSKKIAISPLKTPSKVTVVSVASPPSNSSQKSVALPVNVALGQQILAVQQSSVSPVKAATSQPAAPSVKPVQSVAVGGVGGSQFKTIIPLATQQNVQQIQVPGSRFHYVRLVTATTSSSPGQPSTSSVQTGKPMVGGTGAVRMSVPVVQAPTMKQVVPKPLTSAAQVVAAPQTQQRLIMPAIQPNLTNLPLGTVLAPAPGGGNMGYAVLPAQYVTQLQQSPFVTLASSSGFQASSGMQTQAKLPLNGVSAAETTTRPRKPCNCTKSQCLKLYCDCFANGEFCNMCNCNNCFNNLEHETERLKAIKTCLDRNPEAFKPKIGKGKEGESDRRHSKGCNCKRSGCLKNYCECYEAKIMCSSICKCIGCKNFEESPERKTLMHLADAAEVRVQQQTAAKTKLSSQISDLLMRTTPVISTGSGRLPYTFLTKEVVEATCECLLEKARKAEQTHQLTSEAERVILEEFGHCLMNIITSAGKAKADSASINC; translated from the exons ATGGACGTGGTGTCGCCCGAGCTGAACAGCCTCCTTCCTGATGAAATCATGGACACGGAGGCCATTGAAGAGGCTCCTCAGTCCGAGAGCGCCGCAGTCCAGGCGGAGCCCTGCTACGACTCCACCGTTCCCATGGAAACGGACGTTCCCCCAAATCCCAGCGCCTCTGAAGATGTAACTTCGACGGGGAACTCCCAAACCCTGCTCACACCCGCGGACTCCACGCTCAGCCCCAGCAGACATTCCTCCATCCTCATTTCCAGCGGCCCGTCGCGCCTGGTTACCCTCAAACCGGGCTTGGCCACCTCGACGGCCCCCACCAAAACCACGGACAGCGTGACGGGGACGAGCATGTCCACGGGGGGCTTGCAGAAACTCACCGCCCCCTTCACCATTTCCTCGGCCAATCATCAAATCATCCTCAACAAGGTCGCCTCGTCGCAAGCCGCCGAAGCCGCCAAGTCTGTGGCGCCCCCGCCGCAGGTCATCAAGCAGGAAGGGCAGAAGCTGCTGGTCACGACCATCGGCAAGTCGGGGCAGCCGATCGTGCTGCAGCTGCCGCACGCCGGCAGCAAACCCACCGTGGTCCAGACCTCAGGAGACGGCAAGGCTCAGACTCCACAGTTTAAGGTGGTCACTATAGGCGGGGCGTCGGAACTGAAGCCGGTGGTCGGGAGTGGAGGGAACCAGGTGACGGCGGTGCAGACCCAGCAGCTCAAGACCATACAG ATTCCCAAGAAAACTCCGGTCTCCTCCACGGCTCCCATCAAGTTCATCATCACCAAAACGGTCAACAGCAAAAACCTGAGTCCTCAGACGTCTGTCACACCTGTGATTGCAG CAGGCCGGGTGGTGACGCAGACGTCCCCGGTGATGCCCCCCAGGACCATCACGCTGTCCGAGCCTCACAACACCAACCTGCAGAACATCTCCAGCAAGAAGATCGCCATTTCTCCACTCAAGACTCCCAGCAAG GTTACCGTGGTTTCCGTAGCCTCTCCACCCTCCAACTCCTCGCAGAAATCCGTGGCGCTGCCGGTCAACGTGGCGCTCGGCCAGCAGATCCTCGCCGTCCAGCAGTCCTCCGTTTCTCCGGTCAAAGCGGCCACCAGCCAGCCTGCAGCACCG AGCGTCAAACCTGTCCAGTCCGTGGCAGTGGGAGGAGTCGGAGGCTCCCAGTTCAAGACCATCATCCCTCTGGCCACCCAGCAGAACGTGCAGCAGATCCAGGTTCCAGGAAGCAGGTTCCACTACGTCCGGCTCGTCACGGCGACCACATCCAGCAGCCCGGGCCAGCCCAGCACCAGCTCCGTGCAGACAG GGAAACCCATGGTGGGCGGCACGGGAGCGGTCAGGATGTCGGTCCCTGTTGTTCAGGCTCCGACCATGAAACAG GTGGTGCCCAAACCTCTGACATCAGCAGCACAGGTGGTGGCGGCCCCTCAGACGCAGCAGCGCCTCATCATGCCCGCCATCCAGCCCAACCTCACCAACCTGCCGCTGGGCACCGTCCTGGCTCCAGCGCCCGGGGGCGGGAACATGGGCTACGCCGTCCTCCCCGCTCAGTATGTCACGCAG CTCCAGCAGTCCCCGTTTGTGACTCTCGCCAGCAGCTCTGGTTTCCAGGCGTCCAGCGGGATGCAGACTCAGGCCAAACTGCCCCTTAATGg TGTTTCAGCGGCAGAAACCACAACCAGACCGAGGAAACCCTGCAACTGCACAAAGTCACAGTGTCTCAAACT ATACTGCGACTGCTTCGCAAACGGAGAGTTCTGCAACATGTGCAACTGCAACAACTGCTTCAACAACCTGGAGCACGAGACGGAGCGTCTCAAAGCCATCAAG ACGTGTCTGGACCGAAATCCAGAGGCCTTCAAACCCAAAATCGGTAAAGGGAAGGAGGGCGAGTCCGACCGCCGCCACAGCAAAGGCTGCAACTGCAAGCGGTCCGGCTGCCTGAAGAACTACTGCGAGTGCTACGAA GCGAAGATCATGTGCTCGTCCATATGCAAATGCATCGGCTGTAAAAACTTCGAGGAGAGCCCGGAGAGGAAGACGCTGATGCACCTGGCGGACGCAGCAGAAGTACGGGTTCAGCAGCAGACGGCGGCGAAGACCAAACTGTCCTCGCAGATCTCAGACCTGCTCATGAGGACCACGCCGGTGATTTCCACCGGCAGTGGGAG GCTTCCGTACACGTTCCTAACGAAGGAGGTGGTGGAGGCGACGTGCGAGTGTCTGCTGGAGAAGGCCAGGAAAGCCGAGCAGACGCACCAGCTGACGAGCGAGGCGGAGCGGGTCATCCTGGAGGAGTTCGGACACTGCCTTATGAACATCATCACCTCAGCGGGGAAGGCGAAAGCGGACAGTGCCTCCATCAATTGCTAG